The Candidatus Zixiibacteriota bacterium genome contains a region encoding:
- a CDS encoding tetratricopeptide repeat protein, translating into MEFLVSFELKGFERTMASFKASRWICILMIMAGVFSSTIFAEEIDPRVTEALNNHDTTQAQILLDGIIKTDPSYAYNYFLKGKIFFAQGNYEDALDQFEITLDKKSKLYEALYLKGRVLLQLGKIDDAEKDFKKGIDKAKDEKSWFHNGLGLVYMEREEYTRADVEFRRAIQIGPDQAEFHVNLGDANYFSKIYPLAINEYNQVIEMDTTNLDVYFRLARAYMVQNQYSEALDQLSVVLSRDTTYAYAWKEAGKLYTMAGLSARDQETKKQRFDEAIWSYGKFIELSNDSTGGEVFFNMGRAYFNRGFYANADSAFSYVLSIGDVPSNIYLYLGRSKIILEEYQAGIDYLNNHIEWMKEQDTEWEPDADLNRRIADAYKDLDDHANAAKYYVTASELRPENSRYAVLAAISFHQIKEYADALTYYDRRIDIGPDDANIYLNASYCTLQLEDWEKSVNYLHRVVELDSTKTRAYLLLSDTYIRQLADCDNGILWTEKLYAKDTTSCDALITLGFSYFGTDCYTDYLKAIGYFKRALNCFKDKGMDNCGNANVMLYIAQGYHLYAADLLEKDKKEESRPFFKNAFDWYNRVLKCEPGNADAKKGKSDTEFEF; encoded by the coding sequence ATGGAATTCTTGGTTTCTTTTGAACTGAAAGGGTTTGAGCGAACAATGGCTTCTTTTAAAGCATCACGATGGATTTGCATTTTAATGATTATGGCGGGGGTGTTTTCTTCGACTATTTTTGCCGAGGAAATCGATCCTCGGGTAACCGAGGCATTAAACAATCATGATACGACACAAGCGCAGATATTACTTGATGGTATTATCAAAACAGATCCTTCCTATGCCTATAATTACTTTTTAAAGGGTAAGATTTTCTTTGCCCAGGGAAATTATGAGGATGCCCTCGATCAATTTGAAATTACTCTGGATAAAAAATCAAAACTATATGAAGCTCTGTATTTGAAGGGCCGAGTCTTGCTGCAACTGGGTAAAATTGATGATGCTGAAAAGGATTTTAAAAAAGGTATTGATAAAGCCAAAGATGAGAAGTCGTGGTTCCATAATGGACTGGGTCTGGTTTATATGGAACGGGAAGAATATACCAGGGCCGATGTTGAATTCCGCAGAGCTATCCAGATTGGTCCGGATCAGGCCGAGTTTCATGTAAATCTTGGCGACGCCAACTATTTCTCCAAAATATATCCTTTGGCTATCAATGAGTACAATCAAGTCATTGAAATGGATACGACCAATCTTGATGTATATTTCCGATTAGCTCGCGCCTACATGGTTCAGAATCAGTATAGTGAGGCGTTGGATCAACTGAGTGTTGTACTCAGCCGGGATACGACCTACGCTTATGCCTGGAAGGAAGCGGGTAAACTATATACTATGGCGGGACTCTCGGCGCGAGATCAGGAAACGAAAAAGCAGCGATTTGATGAGGCCATTTGGTCATACGGCAAATTTATTGAATTATCGAATGACAGTACGGGGGGTGAAGTATTTTTTAATATGGGTCGCGCTTATTTTAATCGAGGCTTTTATGCAAATGCTGATTCTGCCTTCAGTTATGTTCTTTCCATTGGTGATGTCCCCAGTAATATCTATCTCTATCTGGGTCGTTCGAAAATTATCCTTGAAGAGTATCAGGCGGGGATAGATTATTTAAACAACCATATCGAGTGGATGAAAGAACAGGATACCGAATGGGAACCGGATGCCGATTTGAATCGTAGAATTGCGGATGCCTATAAGGATCTGGATGATCATGCCAACGCGGCCAAATATTATGTTACCGCCAGTGAGCTCAGGCCTGAGAATTCGCGTTACGCGGTTTTGGCGGCGATTTCATTTCATCAGATTAAGGAATACGCCGACGCCCTGACGTATTATGACCGTCGCATTGATATCGGTCCGGATGACGCCAATATTTATCTTAATGCCTCATATTGTACATTGCAGCTCGAAGATTGGGAAAAATCGGTGAATTATTTGCATAGAGTGGTTGAGCTCGATTCTACTAAAACGCGCGCCTATTTGTTGCTTTCAGATACTTATATACGCCAGTTAGCCGACTGCGATAACGGTATTTTGTGGACTGAAAAACTGTATGCCAAAGATACGACCAGTTGCGACGCTTTGATTACTCTTGGTTTCTCTTACTTCGGCACCGACTGCTACACTGATTATTTGAAAGCCATCGGGTATTTTAAGCGGGCTTTAAATTGTTTCAAGGATAAGGGCATGGACAATTGCGGCAATGCCAATGTCATGCTTTATATCGCCCAGGGCTATCATCTATATGCCGCCGATTTGCTTGAAAAGGATAAAAAAGAAGAATCGCGTCCTTTTTTTAAGAACGCCTTTGACTGGTATAATAGAGTTTTGAAATGCGAGCCGGGAAACGCGGATGCCAAAAAAGGCAAATCGGATACCGAGTTTGAATTTTGA
- a CDS encoding choice-of-anchor N protein — MKKLLIFLASIFFMTPAVFAVPAVQVYIPGADWDASTQTWITYSSDFELQVITSSGDTKPIYNLTLVTSLGPDETPTDGAISINGIDYNDFTYGTPPEFGDNASGYPPHGTFPANYFELELAALVNDAPHVVMDMQPGEDGTDMGRIFILNISTSYENVHFDAHGFYREIDGKFTFAPFSHDGQKTIPEPGTLTLFGLGIAGAGIYRRFKK; from the coding sequence ATGAAAAAACTCCTTATTTTTCTGGCTTCAATTTTCTTTATGACTCCTGCGGTTTTTGCCGTACCGGCCGTCCAGGTGTATATCCCGGGTGCTGACTGGGACGCCTCTACTCAGACCTGGATAACTTACAGCTCGGATTTTGAACTACAGGTAATAACCTCGAGCGGTGATACCAAGCCAATATACAATTTGACGCTGGTAACGTCCTTAGGACCTGATGAAACTCCAACCGATGGTGCGATTTCTATTAACGGCATTGATTATAACGACTTCACTTATGGAACACCTCCGGAATTTGGAGATAATGCCAGCGGCTATCCTCCTCATGGGACATTTCCCGCCAATTATTTTGAGTTGGAATTAGCGGCTTTGGTTAATGACGCTCCTCATGTTGTCATGGATATGCAGCCGGGCGAAGACGGCACAGATATGGGTAGAATTTTCATATTGAATATTTCAACTTCGTACGAAAATGTTCACTTTGATGCTCACGGTTTTTATCGTGAAATCGATGGCAAATTTACTTTTGCACCGTTTTCGCATGATGGTCAGAAAACCATCCCCGAACCGGGAACCTTGACTCTTTTCGGCTTGGGGATTGCCGGCGCCGGAATTTACCGTCGCTTCAAAAAGTAG